The proteins below are encoded in one region of Eulemur rufifrons isolate Redbay chromosome 2, OSU_ERuf_1, whole genome shotgun sequence:
- the LARP6 gene encoding la-related protein 6, protein MAQPAEEARPGPEAAVQIRVAIEEAEDVEELEDEEEGAEARGAGDPGRYLSPGWGSASEEEPSRGHSGATTSGGENEREDLEQEWQPPDEDLIKKLVDQIEFYFSDENLEKDAFLLKHVRRNKLGYVSVKLLTSFKKVKHLTRDWRTTAYALRYSVTLELNEDHRKVRRTTPVPLFPNENLPSKMLLVYDLYLSSKLWALATPQKNGRVQEKVMEHLLKLFGTFGVISSVRILKPGRELPPDIRRISSRYSQVGTQECAIVEFEEVEAAIRAHEFMITESQGKENMKAVLIGMKPPKKKAPKDKNHDEEPTTSIHLNKSLNKRVEELQYMGDESSANSSSDPESNPTSPMAGRRHVATNKLSPSGHQNLFLSPNASPCSSPWSSPLAQRKGVSRKSPLAEEGRLNSSTSPEIFRKCMDYSSDSSITPSGSPWVRRRRQAEMGTQEKSPGASPLLSRKTQTADRLPVGVLRLPRGPDNTRGFHGGHERSRACV, encoded by the exons ATGGCCCAGCCTGCGGAGGAGGCTCGGCCCGGGCCCGAGGCGGCAGTGCAGATCCGCGTCGCCATCGAGGAGGCCGAGGACGTGGAGGAGttggaggacgaggaggagggggcggaggcgCGTGGCGCCGGGGACCCGGGCCGGTACCTCAGCCCTGGCTGGGGCAGCGCGAGCGAGGAGGAGCCGAGCCGTGGGCACAG TGGCGCCACGACAAGCGGGGGCGAGAACGAGCGAGAGGACCTGGAGCAGGAGTGGCAGCCACCGGACGAGGACTTAATCAAGAAGCTGGTGGATCAGATTGAATTCTACTTTTCGGATGAAAACCTGGAGAAGGACGCCTTCCTGTTAAAGCACGTGAGGAGGAACAAGCTGGGATACGTGAGCGTCAAGCTACTCACGTCCTTCAAAAAG GTGAAACACCTTACTCGGGACTGGAGAACCACAGCATATGCCTTGAGGTATTCAGTGACCCTTGAGTTGAATGAGGACCACCGGAAGGTGAGGAGGACCACTCCTGTCCCACTCTTCCCCAACGAGAACCTCCCCAGCAAGATGCTCCTGGTCTATGATCTCTACCTGTCCTCCAAGCTGTGGGCACTGGCCACCCCGCAGAAGAATGGAAGGGTGCAGGAGAAGGTGATGGAACACTTGCTCAAGCTCTTTGGGACCTTTGGAGTCATCTCTTCAGTGCGGATCCTCAAACCTGGGAGAGAGCTGCCTCCTGACATCCGGAGGATCAGCAGTCGCTACAGCCAAGTGGGGACCCAGGAGTGTGCCATCGTGGAATTTGAGGAGGTAGAAGCGGCCATCAGAGCCCATGAGTTCATGATCACGGAATCTCAGGGCAAAGAGAACATGAAAGCTGTCCTGATTGGTATGAAGCCACCCAAAAAGAAAGCTCCCAAAGACAAGAACCATGACGAGGAGCCCACTACAAGCATCCACCTGAACAAGTCCCTCAACAAGAGAGTGGAGGAGCTTCAATACATGGGTGACGAGTCTTCTGCCAACAGCTCCTCCGACCCCGAGAGCAATCCCACGTCCCCTATGGCTGGCCGACGGCACGTGGCCACCAACAAGCTCAGCCCTTCTGGCCACCAGAATCTCTTTCTGAGCCCAAACGCCTCCCCGTGCTCAAGTCCTTGGAGCAGCCCCTTGGCCCAACGCAAAGGTGTCTCCAGAAAATCCCCCCTGGCCGAGGAGGGTAGACTGAACTCTAGCACCAGTCCCGAGATCTTCCGCAAGTGCATGGATTACTCCTCCGACAGCAGCATCACTCCCTCTGGGAGCCCCTGGGTTCGGAGGCGCCGCCAGGCCGAGATGGGGACACAGGAGAAAAGCCCTGGCGCAAGTCCCCTGCTCTCTCGGAAGACGCAGACTGCAGACAGGTTGCCTGTAGGGGTGCTGAGGTTGCCCAGGGGCCCTGACAACACCAGGGGATTTCACGGCGGACACGAGAGGAGCAGGGCCTGTGTATAA